The DNA window GGGTCTTCGGCATGCGGGGGAGCAATCATCCGACGGGCTTGCTCCTCTAATTGGTCAATCTTTATGCGGTGTTCGATGCGCTTGCGGGCAATTTCATAACCAAGCTCTGTAAGCTCCTGCTCCGTCCCCCGGTACTCCAGGGACACGACATAAACCAGCATTGATTGACCTGTGGTAGGCACGGTGACCGTCCTGGGGCTGAGAACCAAGTACAGGGGAACTCCCGCCAAAGGACCGCCGGTGATGGCCTTGATCAACGACATGCTGGAAAGGATCGCATTGATTGAGTTCCAGGATGTCGTCCTGAACTTCCAGGCCCCCCCGATCCGGTTGGTGCCTTCGATCAAAACCTGCAAGGTTCCCATGATCTTGCATTTATCCTGATCGTTGTAGAGAGGATCCTGCCGCTCGCAAGGGCAGGGAACTTCCTTATATTTGCCGTTACCCTCAAGCCTCTGGGCAACTTCCCCGTCGCCGCTGCACCAGCAGCGGGAACTCTTATAACACGCGAACCGCGTGTAGAAATTCAGGTCAATGTCATCGTAGATCAACCTGATGGGGATCTCGGTAAGCTTGCCGTTTGCGGTGCCTTTGGTGAGTCGGGACATCAAGGCCGTGTCCGGGATAAAGCGACCGGCGGCGTCCCGCTGCATGGTTGTTAAGATGAAGTGGTCTAATTTTTTCGGCTGGGCGAACTGCTTTCCCTGTACGGAAGTTTTGAATTCGCCTTTCTCGCCGATTTTGATCCGTCCGATTTCGGACGGCCTGGGAATGAAATTTTTAATCATGTTCTCCTCCTTTGGATATTTTTTTTGCCGGAGGAGAACTGTCCCCCCCACCAGGGGATGCTCTCCCCCGGGTTAGGGGTTTTAGGTATAGTTTCTTCTTATTTTTCTTGTAGTTTTATTGCTAAAGCCCTTGCTTTTTCGCCTAGTTTGTTGTATAAAACCAAGTGAAAGGAGAGCTTATGGCAGATTTAAAAGTCGTTCAGGGCGAGTACCGAAAAGGTGTTTGGTTTCATGATCGGAATGCTCACACTCAGGAAGAAATTGACTTCCTGAACGAAGCGTTTCGTGAGGCAGGTCAACATGATCCCAGGTGGCTAAAGCTGATCTGGGATATAAAAGTGGATTCCCAACCAGAACTTCACCGGGTCAAGTAACCGTTTTCCCCCTGCTAACAACAACGACGCACTCCTCATCAGAAATTTCCTTGATGGTCAGGGTTAGATTTGGGCTTGAATAAGCCACAATTTCTTCCCAAAAATTTCTTTCTTTCGGGATTTCCCGCCAGGAAGCTGCCTGTCCCCACCCGGGGATGACACGCTTTCCCCGGCGGGGTCGAAAAATTTTTTAATTTAACATCGCGAAAACCCGCAGTTCCGACAGACCAAACACCCGCCTTCGCGCTCCATGGTGCCACCGCAGTCGGGGCAGGCCCCCATGGTGACCTCGGTTTCGGTGATCTCCACCTGGGCCTCGGCGGCCAGCACCTGGGCAATGGCGTCCGGGCAGGAAAGCACCTGGCGGCCGTTCTGCCAGATGGGGTTGGGGCAGCGGATGCCCGAGATCTGCTTGATGATCGACTCCAGCTTGACCCCCGAACGCAGGGCCAGCGAGATCAATCGGCCAGTGGATTCGATCTGCGACGATGCGCAGCCGCCGGTCTTGCCCATCTGGGCGAAAACCTCGCAAATGCCCGCCTCATCACGGTTGACCGTGACATAGAGCTTGCCGCAGCCGGTGTTGATCCGTTGGGTAACTCCTACAGTCCGGGCCGGCCTGGGCCGCGGGGCAATATAGCGTTCCTCCGAAGCCTTCTGGTCGCCGAAGCTCAACACCTGTTCCGGGCGACTGGCGTCCCGATAGATGGTCACTCCCTTGAGGTCTAGCTCATGGGCCATGACATAGACCTGGCGCACGTCTTCAACCGTGGCGTCTTTAGGGAAATTGACCGTCTTCGACACCGCGTTGTCGGTATATTTCTGGAACGCGGCCTGGATGCGGATATGCCAATACGGTGAAACATCGTGGGCGGTGACGAACACCCGCCGGATGTCCTTGGGAATCTCTTTGATATCGCGGATGGTGCCCTGTTGGGCGATCCGTTTCATCAGTTCCGGGCTGTAGAAGCCATGGCGTCGGGCTATCTCCTCAAAATAGGGATGCACTTCCACCAGTTCGGCGCCATCCAGCACCCGGCGCACAAACGATACCGCAAACAGCGGCTCCACCCCGCTGGAACAGCCGGCGATGATGCTGATACTGCCGGTCGGGGCGATAGTCGTGGTCGTGGCGTTTCTCATCT is part of the Deltaproteobacteria bacterium genome and encodes:
- a CDS encoding TSCPD domain-containing protein, with the translated sequence PYNSEEAVQAAEKVMSFIQAESKAASAELAARRGNFPNFPGSVYDRKGQEKMRNATTTTIAPTGSISIIAGCSSGVEPLFAVSFVRRVLDGAELVEVHPYFEEIARRHGFYSPELMKRIAQQGTIRDIKEIPKDIRRVFVTAHDVSPYWHIRIQAAFQKYTDNAVSKTVNFPKDATVEDVRQVYVMAHELDLKGVTIYRDASRPEQVLSFGDQKASEERYIAPRPRPARTVGVTQRINTGCGKLYVTVNRDEAGICEVFAQMGKTGGCASSQIESTGRLISLALRSGVKLESIIKQISGIRCPNPIWQNGRQVLSCPDAIAQVLAAEAQVEITETEVTMGACPDCGGTMEREGGCLVCRNCGFSRC